One window from the genome of Saimiri boliviensis isolate mSaiBol1 chromosome 2, mSaiBol1.pri, whole genome shotgun sequence encodes:
- the PSTPIP1 gene encoding proline-serine-threonine phosphatase-interacting protein 1 isoform X1, with protein MMPQLQFKDAFWCRDFTAHTGYEVLLQRLLDGRKMCKDMEELLRQRAQAEERYGKELVQIARKAGGQTEINSLRASFDSLKQQMENVGSSHIQLALTLREELRSLEEFRERQKEQRKKYEAVMDRVQKSKLSLYKKAMESKKTYEQKCRDADDAEQTFERVSANGHQKQVEKSQNKAKQCRDSAAEAERVYRQSISQLEKVRAEWEQEHRTTCEAFQLQEFDRLTILRNALWVHSNQLSMQCVKDDELYEEVRLTLEGCSIDADIDGFIQAKSTGTEPPAPVLYQNYYDREVTPLTGSPSIQPSCGMIKRFSGLLHGSPKTTSLAASAASTETLTPTPERNEGVYAAIAVQETQGNPASPAPEYRALYDYTAQNPDELDLSAGDILEVILEGEDGWWTVERNGQRGFAPGSYLEKL; from the exons TGCAGGGACTTCACAGCCCACACAGGCTATGAGGTGCTGTTGCAGCGGCTGCTGGATGGCAGGAAGATGTGCAAGGACATGGAGGAGCTGCTGAGGCAGAG GGCCCAGGCGGAGGAGCGGTACGGGAAGGAGCTGGTGCAGATCGCACGGAAGGCAGGCGGCCAGACGGAGATCAA CTCCCTGAGGGCCTCCTTTGACTCCTTGAAGCAGC AAATGGAGAATGTGGGCAGCTCACACATCCAGCTGGCCCTGACCCTGCGCGAGGAGCTGCGGAGTCTCGAGGAGTTCCGGGAGAGGCAGAAGGAGCAGAGGAAGAAG TATGAGGCCGTCATGGACCGGGTCCAGAAGAGCAAGCTGTCCCTCTACAAGAAGGCCATGGAG TCCAAGAAGACGTACGAGCAGAAGTGCCGGGACGCGGACGACGCCGAGCAGACCTTCGAGCGCGTTAGCGCCAACGGCCACCAGAAGCAGGTGGAGAAG AGCCAGAACAAAGCCAAGCAGTGCAGGGACTCAGCCGCCGAGGCAG AGCGCGTATACAGGCAGAGCATTTCGCAGCTGGAGAAGGTACGGGCCGAGTGGGAGCAGGAGCACCGGACCACCTGTGAG GCCTTCCAGCTGCAAGAGTTTGACCGGCTGACCATTCTCCGCAACGCCCTTTGGGTACACAGCAACCAGCTCTCCATGCAGTGCGTCAAGGACGATGAG CTCTACGAGGAAGTGCGGCTGACGCTGGAAGGTTGCAGCATAGACGCCGACATCGACGGCTTCATCCAGGCCAAGAGCACGGGCACCGAGCCCCCAG CTCCGGTGCTCTACCAGAACTACTACGACCGGGAGGTCACCCCGCTGACCGGCAGCCCCAGCATCCAGCCGTCCTGCGGCATGATAAAGAG GTTCTCTGGGCTGCTGCACGGAAGTCCCAAGACCACCTCGTTGGCAGCTTCTGCTG CCTCCACAGagaccctcacccccacccccgagCGGAACGAGGGCGTCTACGCAGCCATCGCAGTGCAGGAGACGCAGGGAAACCCGGCCTCGCCAGCCCCGGAGTACCGCGCGCTCTACGACTACACAGCGCAG AACCCAGATGAGCTGGACCTCTCCGCGGGTGACATCCTGGAGGTGATCCTGGAAGGGGAGGATGGCTGGTGGACTGTGGAGCGGAACGGGCAGCGTGGCTTCGCCCCTGGTTCCTACCTGGAGAAGCTTTGA
- the PSTPIP1 gene encoding proline-serine-threonine phosphatase-interacting protein 1 isoform X2: protein MPFGSLRASFDSLKQQMENVGSSHIQLALTLREELRSLEEFRERQKEQRKKYEAVMDRVQKSKLSLYKKAMESKKTYEQKCRDADDAEQTFERVSANGHQKQVEKSQNKAKQCRDSAAEAERVYRQSISQLEKVRAEWEQEHRTTCEAFQLQEFDRLTILRNALWVHSNQLSMQCVKDDELYEEVRLTLEGCSIDADIDGFIQAKSTGTEPPAPVLYQNYYDREVTPLTGSPSIQPSCGMIKRFSGLLHGSPKTTSLAASAASTETLTPTPERNEGVYAAIAVQETQGNPASPAPEYRALYDYTAQNPDELDLSAGDILEVILEGEDGWWTVERNGQRGFAPGSYLEKL, encoded by the exons CTCCCTGAGGGCCTCCTTTGACTCCTTGAAGCAGC AAATGGAGAATGTGGGCAGCTCACACATCCAGCTGGCCCTGACCCTGCGCGAGGAGCTGCGGAGTCTCGAGGAGTTCCGGGAGAGGCAGAAGGAGCAGAGGAAGAAG TATGAGGCCGTCATGGACCGGGTCCAGAAGAGCAAGCTGTCCCTCTACAAGAAGGCCATGGAG TCCAAGAAGACGTACGAGCAGAAGTGCCGGGACGCGGACGACGCCGAGCAGACCTTCGAGCGCGTTAGCGCCAACGGCCACCAGAAGCAGGTGGAGAAG AGCCAGAACAAAGCCAAGCAGTGCAGGGACTCAGCCGCCGAGGCAG AGCGCGTATACAGGCAGAGCATTTCGCAGCTGGAGAAGGTACGGGCCGAGTGGGAGCAGGAGCACCGGACCACCTGTGAG GCCTTCCAGCTGCAAGAGTTTGACCGGCTGACCATTCTCCGCAACGCCCTTTGGGTACACAGCAACCAGCTCTCCATGCAGTGCGTCAAGGACGATGAG CTCTACGAGGAAGTGCGGCTGACGCTGGAAGGTTGCAGCATAGACGCCGACATCGACGGCTTCATCCAGGCCAAGAGCACGGGCACCGAGCCCCCAG CTCCGGTGCTCTACCAGAACTACTACGACCGGGAGGTCACCCCGCTGACCGGCAGCCCCAGCATCCAGCCGTCCTGCGGCATGATAAAGAG GTTCTCTGGGCTGCTGCACGGAAGTCCCAAGACCACCTCGTTGGCAGCTTCTGCTG CCTCCACAGagaccctcacccccacccccgagCGGAACGAGGGCGTCTACGCAGCCATCGCAGTGCAGGAGACGCAGGGAAACCCGGCCTCGCCAGCCCCGGAGTACCGCGCGCTCTACGACTACACAGCGCAG AACCCAGATGAGCTGGACCTCTCCGCGGGTGACATCCTGGAGGTGATCCTGGAAGGGGAGGATGGCTGGTGGACTGTGGAGCGGAACGGGCAGCGTGGCTTCGCCCCTGGTTCCTACCTGGAGAAGCTTTGA